One Leptotrichia trevisanii DSM 22070 genomic window, ATGGCACAATTTGAAGGAGTTACATTGTCAGAGTTAATAAAATCAAAAGTGTTTGACTCACTGGAAGATGAATATGATGCCAAAATAGCAGATTTAAGATTATCAGAATATGAAAGCTATTTGAAA contains:
- the relB gene encoding type II toxin-antitoxin system RelB family antitoxin, producing MAQFEGVTLSELIKSKVFDSLEDEYDAKIADLRLSEYESYLKNGGEVLKWEEL